ACAGCATTCGCATCCGTGCAGACAAAGACCTCTCGGTTTCCCAAGCCTGGTTCCGATTCAAAGTCCGCCAACGGATACCTCAGTAGCGTACCATCCGCGGACCTGACATCGGTCAACCACCAATGGTCATTGTGTCCTTTCTCCAGTCGCCCACGAACGCGAAGATCGTTAATCCCCCATCGCTTCTTCAGATAGTCGGTTCGCCGATTGTCGTTCAGCGGTTCGACCTCTGCAATGGTCTTATATGTCTCGTTCTCGTCTTCCATGGTCTTGACGGCTTCTCCAGCTACTTGCTAGTGATTCGATCCTAGCGCCTCTTGGGGGTCGAGCAGATGTACGGCCTGGGCAAAGTCAGTGCAATCCGCGGTGAAAGTCAAGGATAAGGCGGTCTTTCCGACAGTATACCGGGCTCCCGGTCGGTCGCCTAGGACCTGTACCTCCCTGCTGACCAAGCCCATCACGGCTCAAGACTCGACTTTGCTCCCCGTGGCCGAGACTTGCCGAAATCTGCCGGATACCTGCCCTCGGTCCGCGCAGCGGACCCTACGGGCCGGAGGCCGCTCCCCCGGGGACCTCGCAAGCTGCCGTCGTCCCGTCGCGGCTGAAGCCGCTCCCACGGCGGGACGGGGCATTCGCCCCGTCCCAACCGTTTATTCCGTCGCCGAGAGTACGGCAGACCCGCGGGTCCCGAGCAAACATTGCGGACGGGCGAATGCCCCGTCCGGCCCGGAATCGGGCGTATTGCGGGTCGCCAAGGTCAGGTCATGAGCCCAGGCCGTGGCGGCAATCAGCATAATAGGTCACGCCCGTCCTCCTCCAGCGTCTGGACCAGGGCGTTGGGCCTGGTAGAGCGCGGCGCCAGCACCAGTGCGTAGTCCTCCTCGTCCATGATCTGACGCAGTTCGGCCAGTTCGTCTCCAAGGGTGCGCCGGTTTGCCTGTTCCGACCATTCCTTGAACGCCTGGTACTGCGCCGCATCGATTACCGCGGCCACCAGGCGCTTGCGGTTGTAGATCAGTTGGGGTTCGACGACCGCCCGGCGCACCAGATCGGAAAACTGTTGTTTCGCACTCGCGATGTTCCAAGGCATAGCGACCTCGCTGATCTTCTCTTCTTTGCGTTCATTTGCGTTCATTCGCGGACAAGTCCTCTTTCCAGCCCGTGCCCTCAATCCCCCGTCACCACCCGAAAGCTGCTGCCCCCCATGCGGTCCTCGGGCAGGCCGTCGAGCCGGAAGTCGGCGCGGGCGAAGCCCATGTTGACGCGCCAGGAGCCGCCGCGCAGGACGCGCGAGCGGTCGGGGTCGGCGGCGATGATCTTCGGCTTGTCATAGCGGTTGCGGCACCATTCCCAGGTGTTTCCGGCCAGGTCGTAGACGCCTTGGGCGCTGCGTCCGGCCGGGTACATGCCGACCGCGGTGGCGCGCCCGACCGCGCCTTCATCGGTGTTGGCGTGGTCCTCGCGCCAGTCCCGGCCCCAGGGATAGATGAAGCCGGGGCGCGCGCCCTGGGCCGCCCATTGCCACTCCCACTCGTCGGGCAGCCGCACGCTGTAGCCCAGACGGGCGCTCAACCAGCGGCAGAAGGCGGTGGCCTCGAACCAGTTCACCTGGGTGGCGGGATAGTTGCCGTGGCGGCGCGCGGGGCCGCTGACCGGGGGGGTCTGGCGCAGGTCCGTCCACCACTTGGGTGAGGCGAAGCCGTCCGCGGCCTCCAGGAAGGCGGTGAACTGGCACTGGGTGACCGGGTAGGCGGCAATCCGAAAGGGTGCGACCGCAAAGAGCCCGTGACCCTCGATCAGCACCTCCCCGGCCGGTATGGCGCACCAGCGGATGGCGGGGAGGCCGTCGGCCACCCCGACCCCGGGACGCGGATCGCCGATCTGGGCCAGGCGCAGACCGATCTCCTCGCGCTGCACGGGCTCCACCCGGGAACACAGGATCTCGCAGAGCAGCCACTCGGGCTCCGGGGTCAGGAAGGAGGAGAGGTCCAGGTCGCGCTCCAGTTCGTCGAGCAGGCCCGTCTCGGCCAGCAGGGTGCGGGCCGACTCCAGCACCTCGTGGTGCCACCGCAAGTCCGGCGGATAGCCGATGGCCGCCCAGGTGCGCGCCTCCACCTCCAACTGCTCGCGCGCGCGCAGGGCCTCGCGGCGGCGCTCGATCCAATGGCGCAGGGCTAGCCACTCCTGCAGCAGGGCCTCGTGGACGATCTCGACGGTGGCGCGCTCGCCCTGGCCGATCTTGACCAGCCGGGTGTCCGGCGCCGCCAGGGCCTGTGCCAGGGCCGCGGTCTCGGGTTGGGCGGCGAGCTTGACCCACTCCAGGCGCCGCCGGGCGGCGGTGCCGTCCGGCGCCACCGCGATGAGTTGGGAGAAGAGCCGGTTCAGGGTCGTGCGGGCCGCGGGCCCGCTGCGGTCCAGGGCGCGCTCCGCCCGGCGGGCGATCACCGCCTTGAGCCCGCCGTGGCGGTGTCCCGCGTAGAGGTCCAGGGCCATCACGGCCGCGCTTCCCCCCCGCCGGCTGGCCTGATCGTAAGTGTCTTTGAGCGCATCGGCCAGCAGCGCCAGCCCGCCCGGCTGGCCGCTCGCGTCGCGCAGGAGGTGCTCCACCAGCGCGGGCTCGATCTGCATCGGCGCGGCCAGTTCCAGTTCGGTCAGGGGCCCCAGGATCATCCGTTCCAGGCCGGACCGCGATGGCGGCGCCAGGCAGTAGAGCCCGCCGGCATTGAGGGCCCGCGCCAGGTCCGGCAGGGCGCAGCAGCGGTGCAGCAGGTCGACCCGCAAGGTGCCCAGGAGGCGCAGGCGCGGCTCTTCCAAGGCCTCGATCAGGGTTTCCAGGAATTCACCGGCCAAGTCCTCGTCGACCGCGGTGAACAGTTCCTCGAACTGGTCGATGACCAGAAGCCAGCAGGCGTCCGCCGGCCGTCCGGCCAGGACGCGCGCTAGCAGTTCGGCCAGGGCCGGGGCGCCGTAACCCTTGATGGCGGCGGCCTCGGTGGGCGCATCGAAGGGCGCCACCCCGGGCTCGCGCGCCAGCCCGTAGGTCAGGGCCAGGAAGGGGTCGCCCCCGTGTCCGGCCGGGACCATGCTGCTGACCTGCCAGTGCGCGGCCGCGGGCAGGCGCGGCAGCTCGCCCGCCGCCAGTCGCCCCGCCACGCCCGCCTGGACCAGGGACGACTTGCCGCACCCGAGCAGTCCGGCGACCAGGATCAGGCGCGCGCCCGCGGGGGCGCTCAGGCGGCGCAGCAGGTCCCGGGTCGCGGCCCGGCGGCCGAAAAAGAGCGGGGCCTGCCAGCACTCCAGCGGCCGCAGCCCGGGATAGGGCTCCCCGGCCCAGGGCCTTGGCGGCGCGGCGTCCGCGAGCCCGGCGGCCAGTTCGGCAAGGACCAGTGACCCCGCGGCACCGTCCGCCCCCAACTCACGCAGGTCTTCGAGCAGGCCGCGCATCCCGGGGCCGCTGGATGCGGCCAGGGCCAATTCGATCAGGCGCTCCGCCGCGTCCGCGGGGGTCGGCGGGATCGGCCCGGGGTCCCGCGTGGTCAGGTCCCAGGTCAGGTCCGCATACAGGGCGCCCCGGGACTCCCGGCCACCCCAGCGGGGCAGGCGGACGATCAACTCGCGCAGGCGTTGGCGGTCGGTGGTGTGCATTGCGGCAAGTCCTTGGGATCCCGGAGCGGACTGGGAGGCCAGGGAGCGCCCCCCGGCTAAGGGCATACATCTTAGCCGCTTGCCCGCGTCCTTGTCCGCGTCCCGATGGTGCCGGGACGCGATCAGAGCTGATGTGTTGACGCCGATCCCGTACCCTACAGCGACCGGACCTTCTTACGGACCGGGGGTCGTTGTCGTTGTCGTTGTCGTAATCGGACAATCCGATCACGACAACGACAACGACAACGACAACGACAACGACAACGACAACGACAACGTACCCGGGATCTCGATTACCCCTTGATCCGGGGTCCGTGAACCCAAACACTTGTCTCCCTTAGGGGAGACGCGCTATCGTTGACGGCTTCACCTTTTCGGTCACGGCGGTTTCCCGCGTGGAGAAGCCGCCTTTTTGTTTTTCGGACGTGGCATGGCGCCCGTCCCGGAGCCAACACGGTGGGGCCTGCCCTGATGAGCGAACCCTTGATGACGACCTACAAGCGGCTGCCGGTCACCTTCGCGCGGGGCGAAGGGGTCTGGCTGTGGGACGATGCCGGCACGCGCTACCTGGACGCCCTGGCCGGGATCGCGGTGTGCGGTCTGGGCCACGCCCACCCGGCGGTGCGCGACGCACTGTGCGAGCAGGCCGGGCTGCTGGTGCACACCTCCAACATCTACCGCATTGCCGAACAGGAGCGTCTGGGCGCCCTGCTGACCGACCTCGCGGGCATGGACCGCGTGTTTTTCGGCAACTCGGGGGCCGAGGCCAACGAGGCGGCGATCAAACTGGCGCGGCTCTACGCCCATCAGCGCGGGGTCGAGCATCCGGCCATCCTGGTGATGGAGAACAGCTTCCACGGCCGCACCCTGGCGACCCTGACGGCCACCGGCAACCGCCGGGTCCAGGCCGGCTTCGAGCCCCTGGTGCAGGGCTTCGTGCGCGTCCCCTATAACGACATCGGGGCGGTGGAGACCGCCGCCGCCAATCGCAAGAACATCGTCGCCATCCTGGTGGAGCCGATCCAGGGCGAGGGCGGCATCAACATCCCCGGTGACGACTATCTGCCGGCCCTGCGGCGCATCTGCGACCGCGAGGGGTGGCTCCTGATCCTGGACGAGATCCAGACCGGGATCGGCCGCACCGGGCGCTGGTTCGCCTTCCAGCACACCGAGATCGTGCCGGACGTGATGACCCTGGCCAAGGCGCTCGGCAACGGCGTGCCGATCGGCGCCTGCGTCGCGCGCGGGGCGGCGGCGGAGGTCTTCGGCCCCGGCACCCACGGCTCCACCTTCGGCGGCAACCCGCTCGCCTGTCGGGCGGCGCGGGCGGTGCTGGAGACCATCGCCGCACAGGGCCTGGTCGAACATGCCGCGACCCAGGGGGCGGCCCTGCGCGACGCCTTTCGGGCGTCCCTGGCCCGGGTCCCGGGGGTCGTGGCGGTGCGCGGTCGGGGCCTGATGCTTGGCATCGAACTGGACCGCCCCTGTGCCGAGCTGGTGATGTCGGCCCTGAGCGCGGGGCTGCTGATCAATGTCACCGCCGAGCGGGTGATTCGGCTCCTGCCCCCGCTGATCATCGAGCCGGACCAGGCGACCCACTTGGTCGAGGTCTTGAGCACCCTGATCCGCCGTTTCCTCACCGCCCCTTGAGCGCGCGCCCGATCCCATCCCCGGAGCTATGGACCCCCGATGCAAGCCACCTGTCGGCACCTACTGTCACTCAACGATCTGACCGCCGAGGAGGCCCGCGCCCTGCTGGCACGCGGCACCGAATTGAAGGCGATGCACCGCCGCGGGGAGGACTACCGCCCCCTGCGATACCGCACGCTCGCGATGATCTTCGAGAAGTCGTCCACCCGCACCCGGGTCTCCTTCGAGGCGGGCATGGTCCAGCTCGGCGGCCACGCCCTGTTCCTGTCGGCGCGCGACACCCAACTCGGGCGCGGTGAACCGGTCGAGGACGCCGCCCGGGTCCTCTCGCGCATGGTCGATGCGGTGATGATCCGCACCTTCGAGCAGACGACGGTCGAGCGCTTCGCGGCCTACTCCCAGGTCCCGGTGATCAACGGCCTGACCAATCGGCTGCACCCCTGCCAGGTGCTGGCCGACCTCCAGACCTATTTTGAGCACCGTGGCGACATCCGCGGGCGCCGGGTGGCCTGGATCGGCGACGGTAACAATATGTGCCAGACCTACCTGGAGGCGGCGCGGCTCTTCGATTTCGAGCTGCGCGTGGGCTGCCCCGCCGGGTTCGAGCCGGATGCCGACCTGCTGGCCGCGGCCGGCGAGCGCTGCACCGTCCTGCACGATCCCCTGGCGGCGGCGGCGGGGGCCGATCTGATCGCCACCGACGTGTGGGCGAGCATGCACCAGGAGGGCGAGCACGCCGCGCGCGCGGCCCTGTTCGCCCCCTACCAAGTCAGCGAGGCACTCATGGCCTGCGCTGCCCCGGACGCCCTCTTCATGCACTGCCTGCCCGCCCACCGGGGGGAGGAAGTCGCCGCCGCGGTTATCGACGGCCCCCAGTCGGTGGTGTGGGACGAGGCGGAGAATCGGCTGCATGTGCAGAAGGCGTTGCTTGAGTTCCTGCTGGTACCGGGGCCTTGAGCGGCAGCGCCTCTTGCACCGGGCACTGCAAAGGGCGGTTCGCGGCCGGGGCGCGGAGACTGAACGCAGACCTGGTACCGCTCAATGGAAGTGCTCGGACCATTGGCGTAGGGTGCGCCGTGCGCACCTTGAGAGGCTGCGGTTGATCGCCGCGGCCAGGGTTTCGGTTGGCGCCATGGTGCGCACGGCGCACCCTAGGGTCGCGGTGCGGTCAATGGTCGGAGCATTCCCATCGTGCGGTACCAGTAGGTTGCTCCGCCTTTTCTTGCGACCCGTCCAAGCCCCAAAGGGGCGTGACATACCAGCCCAGGGCCACGCTCTGGGTATGAGGTATCGCTGGGCCTAGCCCTGAAAGGACGTGACATAACGATCTTCGGTCCTCATGCCGCATCGGAACCACCCTGCCACCGTCGGTGGCCCTACAACACGTCGTAGCGAGAACGCCCCGTGAGACCATCAGCGCCGTTGCTGCTCGGCCTGTGCGCCGTGCTCCTGACCCCGACCTGGGGCCGGGCCGAGACCCGTTATGTGACCGATGAGGTGCAGATCACCCTGCGCGCCGGCGACAGCACCCGCTACAAGATCCTCAAGATGCTGCCCAGCGGCACCCCGCTGGAGGTCCTGGGGGTCAACCAGACCACGAAATTCGCCCGGGTCAGGACCGCGGACGGTACCGTCGGGTTCGTCCCCGATGATCAGCTCAAGAGCGAACCGGCGGCGCGCAACCGGCTGGCCGAGTTGGAGGCGCGCCTGGCCGAACTGCAACAGAACCCCGACGCGGTCGCCGCCCGGTTCGCCAAGACCCAGACCGAACTGGCGGAGCTCAAGTCGCGTTACCAGCAACTGGAGCGCGACAAGCAGCGCCTGGAGCAGGACCTGGCGACCATCCGCCACGCCAGCGCCAACGTGCTGGAGGTCACCACCGACCGGGAGCGCCTGCGCGTCCAGGTGGCGGCCCTGACCCGCTCGGGCGCCGACCTGGAGCAGGAGAACCGGGATCTCAAGAACCAGGCCAACCTGCGCTGGTTCCTGAGCGGCGCCGGGGTCCTGGCCGGCGGCATCCTGCTCGGTCTCATCCTGCCGCGCCTGCGCCTGGGGCGGCGCAAGAGTGCCTGGGGGTCGCTGTAGTCCACACGAGCGATGTCACGCAAGCTCTTTGACGCGCACATTGGCGGATCTTGGCCACCAAACCGGAGTTTCCGCAGGACCCTTCAAGGGTGGCCGCGGCGCTGCGCTGGTACGGCGCCGGCGCCCTGGAGCCCGGCAATACACCAGCATGACTTGGCTTCAATGCTGTGTCCATACGCAGACGATGCGTTCGATAGCCGGAACGATCACCCCCGGGCAACAAAGCGAGGCAGGCTATGCAGGCAACGATTTCCGTGGATCGCGAGACGGATGCCCGTCTCGATCGCTTGTCATCGACGACCAGGCGCTCCAAGTCGGACCTCGTGCGTGATGCGCTGATTGCGCTTGAGGCAGCGCAATCCGACGAAGCGAGTGAGTGTAGCGCGTTCGACCTGATCGGCGATTTGGTGGGGGTTGGCAAGGACGGACCCACAGACTTGGCGCGGACCCACAAGCAGGCATTTCGGGCGCTTCTGCAAGGACGCAAGACAGAATGATCAGAGCGCGTGTGCTGATCGACTCTCGATCGGCGCGATTTCGAGATCTATCGCCTGCCAAGCCGTCGCGCGCTGAGCATTTTGCCCGAAGTCTGATACAACGACACCGCCGGGACTTGGCGCATCATCTATCGGCTGGACCACGACGCGGTGATTATCGGCGAGGTCTTTCGCAAGAAGACGCCAGCGACACCCGGTCCAGTCATCGACACCTGCAAGCGACGATTTGAAGCCTATGATTAATGTGTTGGACGCGCACATCGAGGTGAACCCAGGGTTTGTCGGCGGCGAACCCCATATCGCCGGCCATCGGATCAAGGTCCGGGATATCGCGGTGTGGCATGAGCAACTGGGAATGAGTGCCGATCAGATCGGCGCTGAATACGACCTCGATCTTGCCGAGTTCTATTCCGCCCTGGCCTATTATTTCGACCACCGGGAGGACCTCGACCGGGCCATCGCGGCAGGTCGGG
The DNA window shown above is from Candidatus Thiodictyon syntrophicum and carries:
- a CDS encoding DUF433 domain-containing protein; translation: MLDAHIEVNPGFVGGEPHIAGHRIKVRDIAVWHEQLGMSADQIGAEYDLDLAEFYSALAYYFDHREDLDRAIAAGRDYAGTLRTHLPSVLERKLNAGSHTWSAS
- the argF gene encoding ornithine carbamoyltransferase → MQATCRHLLSLNDLTAEEARALLARGTELKAMHRRGEDYRPLRYRTLAMIFEKSSTRTRVSFEAGMVQLGGHALFLSARDTQLGRGEPVEDAARVLSRMVDAVMIRTFEQTTVERFAAYSQVPVINGLTNRLHPCQVLADLQTYFEHRGDIRGRRVAWIGDGNNMCQTYLEAARLFDFELRVGCPAGFEPDADLLAAAGERCTVLHDPLAAAAGADLIATDVWASMHQEGEHAARAALFAPYQVSEALMACAAPDALFMHCLPAHRGEEVAAAVIDGPQSVVWDEAENRLHVQKALLEFLLVPGP
- a CDS encoding SUMF1/EgtB/PvdO family nonheme iron enzyme, whose product is MHTTDRQRLRELIVRLPRWGGRESRGALYADLTWDLTTRDPGPIPPTPADAAERLIELALAASSGPGMRGLLEDLRELGADGAAGSLVLAELAAGLADAAPPRPWAGEPYPGLRPLECWQAPLFFGRRAATRDLLRRLSAPAGARLILVAGLLGCGKSSLVQAGVAGRLAAGELPRLPAAAHWQVSSMVPAGHGGDPFLALTYGLAREPGVAPFDAPTEAAAIKGYGAPALAELLARVLAGRPADACWLLVIDQFEELFTAVDEDLAGEFLETLIEALEEPRLRLLGTLRVDLLHRCCALPDLARALNAGGLYCLAPPSRSGLERMILGPLTELELAAPMQIEPALVEHLLRDASGQPGGLALLADALKDTYDQASRRGGSAAVMALDLYAGHRHGGLKAVIARRAERALDRSGPAARTTLNRLFSQLIAVAPDGTAARRRLEWVKLAAQPETAALAQALAAPDTRLVKIGQGERATVEIVHEALLQEWLALRHWIERRREALRAREQLEVEARTWAAIGYPPDLRWHHEVLESARTLLAETGLLDELERDLDLSSFLTPEPEWLLCEILCSRVEPVQREEIGLRLAQIGDPRPGVGVADGLPAIRWCAIPAGEVLIEGHGLFAVAPFRIAAYPVTQCQFTAFLEAADGFASPKWWTDLRQTPPVSGPARRHGNYPATQVNWFEATAFCRWLSARLGYSVRLPDEWEWQWAAQGARPGFIYPWGRDWREDHANTDEGAVGRATAVGMYPAGRSAQGVYDLAGNTWEWCRNRYDKPKIIAADPDRSRVLRGGSWRVNMGFARADFRLDGLPEDRMGGSSFRVVTGD
- a CDS encoding type II toxin-antitoxin system Phd/YefM family antitoxin; this translates as MNANERKEEKISEVAMPWNIASAKQQFSDLVRRAVVEPQLIYNRKRLVAAVIDAAQYQAFKEWSEQANRRTLGDELAELRQIMDEEDYALVLAPRSTRPNALVQTLEEDGRDLLC
- a CDS encoding TIGR04211 family SH3 domain-containing protein produces the protein MRPSAPLLLGLCAVLLTPTWGRAETRYVTDEVQITLRAGDSTRYKILKMLPSGTPLEVLGVNQTTKFARVRTADGTVGFVPDDQLKSEPAARNRLAELEARLAELQQNPDAVAARFAKTQTELAELKSRYQQLERDKQRLEQDLATIRHASANVLEVTTDRERLRVQVAALTRSGADLEQENRDLKNQANLRWFLSGAGVLAGGILLGLILPRLRLGRRKSAWGSL
- a CDS encoding ribbon-helix-helix protein, CopG family; protein product: MQATISVDRETDARLDRLSSTTRRSKSDLVRDALIALEAAQSDEASECSAFDLIGDLVGVGKDGPTDLARTHKQAFRALLQGRKTE
- a CDS encoding aspartate aminotransferase family protein yields the protein MSEPLMTTYKRLPVTFARGEGVWLWDDAGTRYLDALAGIAVCGLGHAHPAVRDALCEQAGLLVHTSNIYRIAEQERLGALLTDLAGMDRVFFGNSGAEANEAAIKLARLYAHQRGVEHPAILVMENSFHGRTLATLTATGNRRVQAGFEPLVQGFVRVPYNDIGAVETAAANRKNIVAILVEPIQGEGGINIPGDDYLPALRRICDREGWLLILDEIQTGIGRTGRWFAFQHTEIVPDVMTLAKALGNGVPIGACVARGAAAEVFGPGTHGSTFGGNPLACRAARAVLETIAAQGLVEHAATQGAALRDAFRASLARVPGVVAVRGRGLMLGIELDRPCAELVMSALSAGLLINVTAERVIRLLPPLIIEPDQATHLVEVLSTLIRRFLTAP